CTTTGGGTGTAACATAACCACCAGGTTTGTCTGCCGATTTTGGAGGCACTGCCTGTTTCGCCAATTCATCGTAACGCGCCTGGAGATCCGCCAGCTTTTCTGGATTTTCAGCAGCGAGGTTCTTATTCTCGCCAACATCTTCCGCCAAATGAAAAAGCTCTACCCCTGCTAAGGTCCGCCTTGCCTTGCGACCCCTCTGCCCTGGTTCATTCACCACCAGTTTCCAATCGCCGACTCTGATGGCTCCCCCTTGCGGGCTGGTGTTTAAAAGGATCTGTTCATGTGGGGAAGCTGCCCCTTCCGTCAGCACCGCCAATACATTCCTGCCATCCACCGGCAGCTTTTGGTCCAATGACGCCCCGCCAATTTTCAGCAGGGTCGGATAGAGATCCATAATATGAATGGGCTCCTCGATCACCGATTGCTCCTTGATCTTCCCTGGCCAGCTGGCAAAGGCCGAGACCCGCACACCCCCTTCATACACCGTTCCCTTTCCGGCCCGGAGCGGCCCATTGTCGGTCAGTTCACCAGGATTCGGACCACCATTGTCACTGGTAAAAATCACCAGCGTGTTGTCGCCAATGCCCGCATCACTTAGTGCCTCGCTGATCTTGCCCACTGCTGCATCCAGTGACGCCACCATGCCTGCATAGGTCCGGCGCTTGGGCTTCAAGTGGGCATACGGCTCCTCAAAATGCGCGGGCACTTGCAGCGGAGCATGAACCCCATTGAAGGGCACATAAAGAAACAGTGGCTTGCCAACATCGCGCTCCTTGATCCTGCGCACAGCCTCCTCAGCAATCAAATCGGTGCTGTAACCTTCGTCATGACTTACTTGATCATTGCGATGCCAGTCAAAACCACCTTCGCGATCATGCGTAAAATAATCGATCGCCCCATTGTAATGTCCGTATTGGTGATCAAATCCTCGCTTCGTAGGCAGATAGGCGGGCTCAAAATGACCAAGATGCCACTTGCCTGAAATCGCGGTTTCATATCCCGCCTCCTGCAAACCTTCAGAAAGCAGTCTTTCTTCCAACGGCAATCCATACTGGGCCCAAGGTCTCACCACCCCAACCTGGAAGCCATAACGAAAGGGATAACGCCCTGTTAGAAGTGCAGCCCGTGTTGGAGAGCAGACCGGCTGAACATAAAACTGGTTCAGCTGCGCCCCGGAACGGGCCAGCTTGTCGAGGTTCGGTGTTTTGATTTCACTGCCTCTCCAACCCACGTCATACGACCCCAGATCATCGGCCACCATCACCACGATGTTCGGTCGGGCTTCATGGTTGGGTGAAGGAGCTGCAGAATCTTTTGCCGCTGCCTTCGTCTTGTTTTTGTTCTTTCTTGTCTGCCCCTGCGGTTTGGCCGGTATCTCCT
The genomic region above belongs to Phragmitibacter flavus and contains:
- a CDS encoding sulfatase-like hydrolase/transferase, translated to MRFRFLSAIFFLLIGLPLFAEGVGAQKPNVLFIAVDDLNHWVGYLGRNKQTITPNIDKLAARGVSFKHSYTASPSCNPSRAALMSGMRPSTTGVYENRNDWRPFIDADKTLVSTFRKSGYVALGAGKIYHGAFDRQEEWDDYLKGKKGKQPVPEGSDGVGGIKFGAVDAKDEDIEDYGIVNYGIEQLGRKHDKPFLLTIGLHKPHMPWYVPKKYFDLHPLDQIELPPTKEGDLDDVPPAGLKMAKPLGDHKSMLESGRWKEAVQAYLATVSYADAQIGRLLEALDRSAYADNTIIVLWGDHGWHLGEKSHWRKFALWEESTRTPLIWVVPGLTKAGGVSERTVDLMSIYPTLTDLAGIEKPAHVEGDSIRPLLADPAAKWDKPAITTYLRGNHSVRSEDWRYIRYQNGDEELYDEKKDPYEWTNLADDPEHAGIKAQLAAHLPGNDAEEIPAKPQGQTRKNKNKTKAAAKDSAAPSPNHEARPNIVVMVADDLGSYDVGWRGSEIKTPNLDKLARSGAQLNQFYVQPVCSPTRAALLTGRYPFRYGFQVGVVRPWAQYGLPLEERLLSEGLQEAGYETAISGKWHLGHFEPAYLPTKRGFDHQYGHYNGAIDYFTHDREGGFDWHRNDQVSHDEGYSTDLIAEEAVRRIKERDVGKPLFLYVPFNGVHAPLQVPAHFEEPYAHLKPKRRTYAGMVASLDAAVGKISEALSDAGIGDNTLVIFTSDNGGPNPGELTDNGPLRAGKGTVYEGGVRVSAFASWPGKIKEQSVIEEPIHIMDLYPTLLKIGGASLDQKLPVDGRNVLAVLTEGAASPHEQILLNTSPQGGAIRVGDWKLVVNEPGQRGRKARRTLAGVELFHLAEDVGENKNLAAENPEKLADLQARYDELAKQAVPPKSADKPGGYVTPKVWGQPD